DNA from Rosa rugosa chromosome 6, drRosRugo1.1, whole genome shotgun sequence:
TGGTGGAAGCTCGGAGGACGAGGGTCTTCTTTCAGGTTCGGCAACGCAACTACCGGCTCGGATGTGAAATCTTGAGGTTGGATTTGTACCAGGTAGTTATGCTAGCTAGAAGAACTGGATTTGCACATCTTTACTCTTTTTGGTTTGGCTAGCTAGCTGTTCTGTGCAATGATATAATTTTCAGCTACTTTTAGTTTATTAGTTTCTCATTACTTGCGTATTGAATTCCtccactacaagaaaaaaccCTTTTAGAGACAAAACTGTTTTGTCCCCAATTAGTACAATTTTGTCACTAACTGGTATGGGTGACAAAATGATTGGGATCTAATCTTGAACCCAAATAGGTTTAAAACATTCGAATCAGGTTCGAACATCAAATTGAAGCAAACAAGGATTACTTAAGGTTGACAAGAAGCAAACAAggttaattgaaaaaaaacttACCGGCGTGCTGCGACATATCCTTCCTAGATCAAGCTCTTCCTACTTCCTATCGTCTTCTCCTcttcaaattagggttttctcttagaacaaaattagacaaaaactGAATGACTGTTGTAAAAAATGGACGAGTAATTTGGACGGGGACAATATTCTATTCTCcttttcaatttagggttttctaaattttttttttttatatgtaattgggaatcttaaaaaaaaaaaaaaagtagatacAGGTTACCTGGTAAGCTAGTTACCACTATTGAAATATTCCAGACCGTCAGATATAttcaacttttaattaaatccaacagtctaaaatattcaaaaaacttGATGTATGGCATACGTCAACATATACTAGAATTTTCCTAAAATcgattataaaaataaaacaaaaaacatgagttttgtGGGTTGATGGTTATCAGCCCTGGGTCTTTATCATTTTCTAGGTCCTTTGGGATCAAATGAACATGAATTAATGATTTTGGTTATGTTGAAGATGACATATataattgaattttatgtttaaaaaaaTTAGTGGTCGTGATGTGAACACCGACGAGACTACTTTCGGTTAATTAGATATAGCTCAATGGAGTAGTCTCGTGGGTGTTTAAATTACGACGGCTAgatttcttaaaaataaaatttgattaTTTCATCGCGTGCTTTTATTCATACCTCCTTTTTTTTGTACTTAGACCTCCTTACTTTTTTGAAACTTTTAAATGCCAAATTACCCCTgcaagtaaaaaataaaaaataataaaataataaaaaaaggggaaaCACGCAATCCCCAGCAAGATGTCGTCTCCACTTACCATATCATATGACTACCATGAGTTCAAGTTCTTTGTGGCCTCACCTAGATGGCTGAGTTGTTCAATTTGTTTATGACATCTATGATTATATGTATGTACCATGATTCATGAGGTAGTTAATTCATAAGCAGTCAATCACTTTAAAACAAGGTATTAAAAGGCGCGCGTCAGGCGCGCCTTAAGGCTTCAAAGGCGTGAGGCGTTAGGGAAATTGCCTCTGTTTTGCAGATGAGGTGCAGAGGCGGAGATGAAGGTGATGAAGGCAGCGAAATCGCGCCTTAAGGTGTCGTGAGCATATGCCTGggaaatttattattttattttttttacacacaccaaaacgacgtcgttttggtgtTTTGAGAGAGTTTTGATTCATTTAGGTCGTGTATTATGCCCGAGCCCAAATCACTCAAACAGCCTCCTCCCCGACGCTTCACTCTCAAGAGCAGCCAATCTCAATCCCTTACTCGAAAAGTTGATAAAATCATGAAGAGCCCATAAGTTTTCTCAAGAATTTGGTTCTAAAGGAGGCTATTTGCAGAATTGGAGCAAGAAATAAGTTCGATTTGAAGAGAGTTGGAGAATTGTAGTTCGATTTGAAGAAAAGGAGTTTAAGGTATGATCATGTTTCGATCAACTTTCCTTGCTTTCTTTGGATGGTTTTGTGTTTCTTTGTTATGTGCAATTGGATACCTTGTAATTGTTTGCCACTGTTGCCCATCTCTATTTAATTGGATAAATGTCAGCAAGTTACAAAGGATGAGTGTGGTTTTATAGTTTTTGTGGAATTGTGTTTCTGGTAATCATTTTGTAATCAAAACGAAGGAGTGGTGTTTCATTATGGCCAAAGTTGCTGGCTTTACCTCTAGCAGAATTGCTTTCTCAATTTAAGGTTTGGCTTGGGAATTATGTTAATTCTGGTAAGCTAGTATGTAAAAGGACTACATTCATAGAGAAAATGAGATAGTCTTGGCCTTCCTGGGTTCACTAGAAATGCCATGTATTGCACTGGTTTTTCTTtacctttgtttttattttatagtttttcttgTCACACTCTTGAATTTGATTCTTTAATATTTAATCATGCCTGCTTAATTAAGTAAACACTTGTTTATGGGCTGAATGCGGACGGAGACCAATtcgttgatttttttttttccttattttgcCCATTATGCAATTTGGTCAGCATTTTAGATGCAGCTTACAACCTTGGAACTTTATAATTACTTCTCTGATTTTTGCTTAGTCTTTATGATTTATGGCAATGTGATGTATCATAGAAAACAATTAGTACATACATCACCAGTTCTGTTATGTAATTCTGTTTTATGGTTCTAATCAGCTGGTTTGgaaatacaaaacaaatttCATGTAGTGAGTGAGGTATAACAATCTATGGATATTTGCAGCTTCTCAGGCTATGAAACAAATTCCCATTTAAGCATCCCATGATTTTCTCTCTCAATCAACTACATCAATACATGTTCTAATATATAAGACTAGTTCTATACATAAATACAGCTAATTGATACTTGGAACAATTGATCAAATCTAAATAATCTATACAACAGTTACCTCTTCCCCCATATTTATTACGTTTAGAAAAAACTCTGCACATTTGACAAAGGTGTTGGTGAAAATTTTATCAGTCTGATGTGAAACAGTATTGAGGTATTCATGAATCCTGTTAGTTTTAGGTTGTGCTTGAAAGCCAAGTTTTAAAATTGATTGCAATCAACCGACTTAAGCTATCAGATGCTGCATTCTTGTCAAACTTTATGAAATTTAGTTTTAATTAACTGTGGTGATATTTTGAACATGGTTTATGGcattgtgtgttttttttttttttatatatttcttTCATGACATTTTGTTCTATTTATGATTGTCGTTGTGTATTTAGTTGTCCTGCTCCCACTTTAAATTGATATACATTTTGAAATTGTGTAGTGTAGGCACAATGAGTTCTAGTACTAGTGGGACAACAAAGAAAGATCATGCTTGGCGATGGACTAAACCAATTCCCGGGGAGTTGAAATACTTTTTGTGTGCATTTTATGATCAAAGAAAATACCAGTGGCATATTCAGGTTCAAGCAGCATTTAGTTGACACTCATAAAGGAATCAAACCTTGTAACAAAGTTCCACCAAATGTGAAAGATTGGTGCACTATAGCACTTAAAAGAAATGATGAAGAGAAACGAGCAAGGATTGCGGTGCGTCAGGAGATAGgggaattggaaagtctagaagaagaagatgcacATGATAATGAGGTGACAAATGTGGCTGCAAGTGAGAGTGGTAGTGCTCAAACTCCACTTGGTGGTGGTTCTACGGGTCAACCGAAGGCTAGAGGACCGATTGACAAGTTTGTATCCTCAAAAGCTTGTCAAGTTACATTGAATACTTCAtacaagaaagaagaaagacatgATGTGTGTAGGGAAATAGGGGTATTGGAAAgtctagaagaagaagatgcacATGATCATGAGATGAAAAATGTGGCTGCAAGTGAGAGTGGTAGTGCTCAAACTCCACTTGGTGGTGGTTCTACTGGTCAACCGAAGGCAAGAGGACCGATTGACAAGTTTGTATCCTCAAAAGCTCTTGAAGTTACATTGAATACTTCATACAAGAAAGAAGACAGACATGATGTGTGTAGGGAAATAGAAAGATTTGATAgtctagaagaagaagatgcacATGATCATGAGGTGACAAATGTGGCTGCAAGTGAGAGTGGTAGTGCTCAAACTCCACTGGGTGGTGGTTCTACGGGTCAACTGAAGGCTAGAGGACCGATTGACAAGTTTGTATCCTCAAAAGCTCGTCAAGTTACATTGAATACTTCAtacaagaaagaagaaagacatgATGCGTGTAGGGCAATTGGGCGCTTGTTTTATACTAGTGCATTGCCTTTCGATGTGGCAAATAATCCTTATTATTTTGCGGCATTGGAGATGGTTGCCAAAAATGGTCCCGGCTTTCAACCTCCAACAAGTCATGAATTAAGGACTTGGATGTTGAAGAAAGAAGTTGAAGATGCTCAAAAGTTGATGGTAGCACACAAAAAAGATTGGAGCCACTATGGATGCACTATTATGTCGGATGGTTGGACGGATGGCAATAGTAGGGTTATACTAAATTTTTTAGCAAATAGCCCTAAAGGTACATGATTCTTGAAATCTGTTGATGCATCGGTGTTGAGACTAATTTCTACTACATTTTTAGAtcatttctctctacattttgcttagttatttccttaacaatgtcatttcgaacttgttttatgtttttaggtagttttgagtctGGAAATGGAAGGCAAGGAGTTATATGCGCAGAaatgagaagaaatggagaaatgaagttttcgaaaatgaatcccagttgaagtaggaatcctaatgcaactaggaaaGAGCTCGAaaaaatgatgttcggaaatgaagaaatgatagagtcccagttggactaggaaacctgatgacactaggagtcctgatgttgctaggagacctggtgagactaggagatgctgtgtcttgaagatgaTTCAAGATAGTTCTAGAATATTGAAGAATTTCGGCAATCATAGAGATGGATTTCGAATTGGCCCATTTTGAGAAGtctggcccaaagattgaagcatgtgacttgcacatgagtctctagaATCATCCATGACGTCTTCAGGAATCCATGACCCATTTATATTGCTTTTTGCCGTGACATATAGAAGAAAATactagaagatttcggcaaaatCTTTTTTGGGATAATTTTGGATTTCTATgaaattttggagaagaaaataaaggagTAAATGTTGATTTAGGATTCTTGATTCCATTCTACATGTAAGGAGGCCGAAATAAGGTCTAGATACATGGAAGAATTCGGCAAATACAAAGGTGACTTGCTCTCCAATTCTCAAGGAATTTTCTCattggttgaatgatgtcaCAAGAGGAGAATTATTAGGAAACCCTAGCCCTTGCCGttcactatataaaggaggtttgtgaagacattctacacaccacaaaattcagaatcaaaagccacaaacacttcCCCTTCTCTTCCAAGTTTCGACAATTTCAAGAAATTCCAAGTTCAACGCCGTGAAGCATCCCcctctccattcaagcatccttgccatgatcctcatccattccaccaccttttgaagcttcttgcgtccttgaagatcaaaaagtgtaaccatgaacacctTATTTTGTTTTCGGCTTTTGAATGTAAACTATTTCGGGTTTTATATAAAATTGCGATTTGGTTTTCTTATTTGGTTCTATGATTTGCGATTTCTATGGTTGATGAAGCATTGATTTTAGATACGTaattttcgaatactatgaagcatgttttaggttttaggtttttaaaTTGAAAAGTTGCGATTTCATTATATGtttgcatgattgttaatttcgaacTTCAATCCCATattttatgtgttaattgatctttggatgcatacttaggttgatgaacatgtaattgaatccatattaaggtgctagcgttctaggctttaattatttaagtggaaaacctataattacttaggtaaattaacaatgagtcttgcatgcttgattagcgttctaacttatGTTCTTGGCTTGAATTAATCAAACTTTCAATGTGTTTACTGCGTTaaaagtgtttttgttagtgattagctaccactagtaattgcatgcttaatagggttaactatggtgcgttcatctagttaa
Protein-coding regions in this window:
- the LOC133716315 gene encoding uncharacterized protein LOC133716315, giving the protein MIKENTSGIFRFKQHLVDTHKGIKPCNKVPPNVKDWCTIALKRNDEEKRARIAVRQEIGELESLEEEDAHDNEVTNVAASESGSAQTPLGGGSTGQPKARGPIDKFVSSKACQVTLNTSYKKEERHDVCREIGVLESLEEEDAHDHEMKNVAASESGSAQTPLGGGSTGQPKARGPIDKFVSSKALEVTLNTSYKKEDRHDVCREIERFDSLEEEDAHDHEVTNVAASESGSAQTPLGGGSTGQLKARGPIDKFVSSKARQVTLNTSYKKEERHDACRAIGRLFYTSALPFDVANNPYYFAALEMVAKNGPGFQPPTSHELRTWMLKKEVEDAQKLMVAHKKDWSHYGCTIMSDGWTDGNSRVILNFLANSPKGT